A segment of the Allosaccharopolyspora coralli genome:
CGTGTTGCGCTGGGACACCGGCGAACGGGCGTTGGCGGTCGTCTCCGCCGGCGTGCAGAACGTCATCGACAGCTCCGAGGAGGGCATCGAGTTCCTCGTCGGCCCGATCCTGCCGTCCGAGGGCACGGTCGTCGCGTTCCAGGTGCTGCCGCTGATCGTGTTCGTGGCGAGTCTGACGGCGGTGCTCTACCACTGGAACATCCTGCAGTGGGTGGTGCGGATCGTCGGTGGCGGACTGCAGAAGGTGCTGGGCACCAGCCGTGCCGAGTCGATGAACGCGACCGCGAACATCTTCCTCGGCCAGACCGAGGCACCGCTCGTGATCCGGCCGTACCTGAAGAACATGACACGTTCGGAGCTGTTCGCGGTCATGGTGGGCGGCCTGTCCACAGTGGCGGGCAGCGTGCTCGTCGGGTACGCCACACTCGGTGCCCGGCTGGACTACCTGCTCGCGGCGGCCTTCATGGCCGCACCGGCGGCGCTGCTCATGGCAAAGATCATCATGCCGGAGACCGAGAAGGCCGAGACGGCCCTGGGCACACCGTTGGTGAACGACCCGGCTGCCAAGACCGAAACCTCGACGCAACTCGGGGGCGACAAGCAAGCCGCCGAAGGCGCACCGGAAAGTGAGGCCGAGTCCGCGACCACCCGGACCGCCGTGGCCTCGTCGGACGACGCAGACAACGACACGGACGCGAAGGACACCGAAGCCGAACAGGGCGAGCCTCGCAAGGCGCACAACGTCCTCGACGCCGCCGCGAACGGCGCGACCGACGGGCTGCGGCTGGCACTGAACGTGGGGGCGATGCTCTTCGCGTTCGTCTCACTGATCGCACTGGTCAACTTGATACTCGGCGGCGTCGGTGGGCTCGTGGGACTGCCGGAACTCACCATTCAGCAAATGCTCGGCTACCTGTTCGCCCCGATCATGTCGGCCATCGGCGTGCCGTGGAACGAGGCCGTGGCCGCGGGCTCGTTCGTCGGCCAGAAGTTCGCGATCAACGAGTTCGTCGCGTTCGCCGACTTCGGCCCGGTCGCCGGGGATTTCACCCCGAAGACCGCGACCATCATCACCTTCGCGCTCACCGGGTTCGCGAACCTCAGCTCGCTGGCGATCCTGCTCGGCGGTCTCGGCGGTCTCGCGCCGAACCAGCGTCCGCGCATCGCGAAGTTCGGGGTACGTGCGATCCTCGCGGGAACGCTCGCGAACCTGCTCAGCGCGACGATCGCCGGGATGCTGATCGGCTAGGTCACGCGGGTGCGCGACGTGATCTGCGTCGGCACTCGGGTGGCCGGTGTGCACAGACGGCGGGAAACCGTCGGGCGCACCGTGCCTGACCACCGACTCGACCCGCAGGCCCTCTAGCTAGGCCTCGGGTGTGCCCACTCGGAGGCGGTTGCCGTCGGGGTCACGCAGCTCGATCTCGCGTGCCCCCGGTGTCGTCTCCGGGCTCATCCCGAACTCAGCCGCGACCGCGTCGACGTCCCGAACCCGCAGGTACACCAGCGCCTCACCGGGCGCGTCGTCCTCGTGCTGAGACAACAGCACCCGTACGTCGCCGCGTGCGATCTCCACGACCGACGACGCCGCACCCTCGCCGTTCGGGGGTCGCCGGGCGGTGAAACCGAGCAGTCCGTACCACTGCAATGCCACACCGACGTCCTCGACGGGCAGGATCGGGATCACGTCCTCGTCCATCCCGTCATCCTGGCAGC
Coding sequences within it:
- a CDS encoding NupC/NupG family nucleoside CNT transporter, encoding MQVLWGIGGMVLLLALAFALSTNRRAIRPRTVIGALAIQVLFAFIVLRWDTGERALAVVSAGVQNVIDSSEEGIEFLVGPILPSEGTVVAFQVLPLIVFVASLTAVLYHWNILQWVVRIVGGGLQKVLGTSRAESMNATANIFLGQTEAPLVIRPYLKNMTRSELFAVMVGGLSTVAGSVLVGYATLGARLDYLLAAAFMAAPAALLMAKIIMPETEKAETALGTPLVNDPAAKTETSTQLGGDKQAAEGAPESEAESATTRTAVASSDDADNDTDAKDTEAEQGEPRKAHNVLDAAANGATDGLRLALNVGAMLFAFVSLIALVNLILGGVGGLVGLPELTIQQMLGYLFAPIMSAIGVPWNEAVAAGSFVGQKFAINEFVAFADFGPVAGDFTPKTATIITFALTGFANLSSLAILLGGLGGLAPNQRPRIAKFGVRAILAGTLANLLSATIAGMLIG
- a CDS encoding VOC family protein, translating into MDEDVIPILPVEDVGVALQWYGLLGFTARRPPNGEGAASSVVEIARGDVRVLLSQHEDDAPGEALVYLRVRDVDAVAAEFGMSPETTPGAREIELRDPDGNRLRVGTPEA